The window GGGATTCTTTCTAGACTGACTGGACTGGGCTGCATTGTGCGAAGAACTTACTCTGTCAGGGGGCCCCTTTCACTGTGGCATGTCGACACTAACCACAAACTTATCAGGtcagtactgtatttattttgttaaatataatgaTGCAGACACTGATAGATCTCAAAGCATAAGTATGTTTCCATGACATTTCTACAATAAAAATCCAGGTTGAAACTGGTAATGTAGGTCTTTATTTTGTTCCTATCAGGTACAACATTGTACTTTTTGGTGCAGTGGACGGCTACTCCCGGAAGGTAAGATTTCATTTCATTGGGTCTTTTCATGTGTTGGCCTTCTGTGTAAGCAAATTTGCTATGATGTACaccaaataattacatgttgCATTCAGATGGCTGAAATACTACCTTATTGACGTGGGAGAAAAAGTTATTATATAGGGTGCCGCATGGTAATAAGAGTCATTAAGGTGTGTTAAAATATCAGATTCCCTGAGGCATGAAGGGACCAGAGTGTAATCCAATTGTACATGTAAGATGTTGACAAAtagtaaatgtacatttatgaaAATGTCTCGTTACACAGGTGATGTGCTTGAATGCTGCAACAAACAATCGTGCATCAACCGCATTCACTGCCTTCAAAAAAGCTACTGAGAGGCATGGAATACCCTCAAGGTAAGTTTTTACAGGCTTCAAGGTACAGACACAAACATTATGGATgttatattttaagaaataatttactgtaaacTCAGGGTTCTCaaggattataattttaaatgtttcctCACAACACTCTACTTCCTTATACTCTCCCAGTCATAGCCTTACCCCTCCACGCTGAACACGTTTATTCTGACATAATGTAGCACTTTATTTCTGTGTATTGTACATCACTGACAGATTTTAACACACTGGTCATCTGTGTGTGCCCTTCAGGGTGAGAGGTGATCAGGGAGTGGAGAATGTTGAAATAGCCCGATATATGTTCACTGTCCGTGGAACTGATCGAGGAAGCTTCATGTCAGGAAAAAGCGTCCATAAtcaaaggtttttctttttctgtattttggATGCTTTTACCAAGCTAATAAAGAGGTCTAATGTGTGTAAAATCACAACATACTAACATGTTATCATGTCCTtgattgttaaaataattatttctaaatCCGTAGGATTGAACGTTTGTGGCGGGATGTCAGAACATGTGTGATATCAAAATATTACAACGCACTCCACAGCCTAGACATGGATCACCTTCTTGATGTGTCCTCCAGAGGTAAGGGTTTGTCACATCATATTGTGCTATTTGTCATCTACTTTCTCTAGATTGTTGTACGTCTTGGTCAGTTAAATGTTTCCTGTGTCtgtgttctattattatttggttTTTGCATGGTTTGTAAGGTttgttgttgattttatttaatcctAGTACCCATTCCATACAGGAGGTCTTTGTCCCCTGCCAGGCCGTTATTGTAAAAAAGTAACTGTTCTTAAAAACTTGCctggtataataataatcatgactTGAGGTGGAAAACAAGGAAGGCGCAGGCGTCCTTATAATTGGTCAATTTCAACACAATTGGATTGGTTAACAGATGCCTGAAGcactttttaataaacattaatggaaaaaaacataaaccaatGAGATGTATTTACGAAAGGCAATTCAATGATTGTTATGTTTTCAAAGCTCACCTGTGAAAAGTAACATACTCCTACCCTGTCCCTTTATAGAAGATCTTTTGACAGTCCACCTGACATTCCTTCCTAAACTGAAGGCAGACCTGGAGGCTTTTGTGGAAGGTTGGAACAACCACCCACTGAGAACAGAAGGGAATAAAACTCCTGAGCAGCTTTGGCACTCAGGAATGATGCTTCGACCGATTGACCAGCCAGAGAATCttgaggttcttttttttttccttttaaaacaaCTAAGTTGCTACAGTAAATTTTATATCCAAAATAAGCTGTTAATGTAACCTTGAAATGGCCCACCAGGCTCTAAGCAGTGTAACACATCTTCAGCTGGTGAAAAAATCACAATTGATGCAAATGTTGTTAATACAGTTCATATGCACTCAGTAACCTCTTCATGTGTACACTTGTACTGTTTAACACCGATACGAATATTTAAGCACCTGATCAAATCAATTTGTTGCATAGTTACACAAACCCTAAAGGTTTATCTTCAGCTAATGTTGAAAAGCCAAACAATTGGGATGAACAGATTACATTAGATGCTGTAAACACTGACTAATGATAGCGGTATTTTTCTGTCTTGTTCAAATGTCAGGATATTGATGAGCCGGACATTGACTGGGATGTTGCAGCTGACTATGGAGAAGATGTGGATGGTGTGATAGTAGTCCCTGAATTTGAGTGTTCACTGAATGAACAGCAGCTAGTAGAGCTTCAGGTGCTGATTGAAGAAAATGGAGACACTGACACTAGAGACCTTTACCTCCTATGTCATGAATATGTGCTTCAGGCTTTATCAggtgtttaatgtttgtttttgtgatctGAAAgtgatgtaaataaaatatacaacaaCCACAGTTAAATCtctagatttattatttttaacaatagaAGTACTTTGTTGTACACTTGTTTGTACACAGTAGAAAATAGAAACAAAGCACAAAAAGGGTAACAAAGTTACCAAGTAACTAAAACAAGTAACAAGGACCTTTAAATGCTACTTTAGTGTCTGCTGAACTCGTAACCACCACAGATTGCCTCGGTTAGGTTGTTTTCAAATTCTTGGGAGGTGGCTAAGTGGCGTGTAGGAAATGTAATGGCAACAGCACAAGCATTGACAATGGGGTAACAAAGGCTATGTGCCCCATAGCGGGAGTCGCAGTCATGATCAAAATTAACAGTTATCTTGAATGCCTCTCTCTTGGATTCGATCAGTGGAACATGTGCCTGACCTGTGACCCACTGAAGGAAGCTCCGGACTGACAGGCGTTTTCCCCCCACCATTTGTTCCGTGCACAGCTGTCACATGACTTTGACCTTCAGGGCTGCCCTCTTCTTGGCTGTCTGCTTCTTCTCAGAGACACATACAAATAAGTAATTTCCAACATTTCTGTTAGTACAAATGCATTCGTCATATACATGGTGGGGGTTTGACAGAATACACATACGAATATAAACCTAAAGAGGGAGTaactaataaaaatagaataaaataaaactggtgGAAAACAAGTGTATGATAGTATGGTAAGAGTGATGGACAAGGATTATAGAAAAAGGTGCTAAGCAGTGTGTTACCTCTGTCTTCCAACTTTTGCAAGAAATCCTGCAGAAAATTGATGATCTGCATCTCTCGCTGCCGTCTCACAGACCCTTGCTCACTGAAATCAGGAGATAGCGCAAGCAGAAGGAAGTCTACATTCACCTAAAATAAGGAAGCAAATCAAATGCTTAAACACAGTAAAACAGTAAGGATTGCAGATTTACATTAAAGTTTCATCTTATGTTTTGGCCTGTAGCAGTTAGCTCTTTAAACACAAATTTGAAGGCAGCTTAAAGTAAAAATGCAGAATATGCCATAAGAGCAAGTCATCAGTGTCTCTAACAGTGGCTGTTCTAATAAAATGATTGTTCATTCACAACATTACTGACTTCCTGTAAGTGGCCGGGGACAAAGAGCTGCTGGCACATCTGGGTGTGCTGTGCTAACACCTCATCTAATCCGTAGAGCCTCAATCCCTCACGCAACTGGTTCAAGATCGGGATCAGCCTCACCAGTGCATGCAAAGCGATGGCACTAATAAACAGTAAGAAAATAAAGTAACACTTTATTTTACAGTGTACTTGTTACATATGTTACATGTACTTACCGTAGTAATAACAGTAAATGATGCATAATTGCATGCGACTAACCCTCAACCAAATCCTAATCCTACCCTGTTCCTATAGTAAGTACATGTAGTTACTTAATATTACTCTgtacttaaatatataattacactGTAACAAGGACACCTTAAAATAAAGTGTAACAGAAAATAATACTGTATTGATTCAGAGTTAAATTGTTAACACTAAAGCATTTTGTGACAAATATTTATGTGTTATGTTTATGTTAACTTACTCTGTAATGGCCTTTTTTTGGTCAACATTTATTGGCCCAGTGTAGCCACATGCCACAATCGCATCTGATAAATCTATCAGCCTTTCTCCACCTTCTGCATTTTCCACCTGAAAGTAGAGACACAACCTTGATATTTGCAAAAAGAGACAAACATTGTCTGATAACTTTATACACCTGACTTGGAAAAATGTATGCATTACACTGTTTAAATACCTCTGTCATCAGATTTTTAATATCCTGATCAGTGACTTCGAGTACACCAACATCCTTGTCCATCTCCCCATGGCACAAGAAATGGTAGCACCATCTTGAAAGGAAGTTTGGTGCAGGACCCCCCTGCACCAAACTTGTGGCAAAAATCTCCCCACAAGTCCTTTTGTGACAAAGACAAAAGCTATTTTGAACAAAATGGCACTGGACTTTTACTACCtaattaaacaatacaaagtcatatattttttatgacagACTGTGGCACATACTTGAAACTGTTGTCCTGGTAGTCACAGATACTGTATTTAGGGTTTTTGCCCCTTTCCCCATCTCCTTCAAAAAAACGTGCTTCAATTCCACACACCATTTCTGTAAAGAACAAAGAGCTGCTTTTGTCAAATGTATTAGATATGTATTAGatattattcacaatgataatctcTTAAATGTGCTTTTCATCATGTGTGTTGACCTTGGTGGGGCACACATACCGGTAAGGAACTCTTTACGAAGAGCGCCTTGGTCAATTCCATTTACTCCAATGAAGGAGACCCTGAGGAGATTCTTTGGGGAGGCCTGTTTTTGCCTGGCCCACTGTTTCAGCCCCCTTTGAAACAGGTCCTCTCTTGTCACATTGATGTTAAATGACCGGGATGTGTCAACTTTCTTTTCAAGTGACATCAGGATGTCTGATACGCTACAcaacaatattaaaacaatattgttgaGAATTGCTACAGAACAAGGCAAGCATCATTATCCAATCCCATTAAAAATTATTCTACAGCATACCTGCCGAAGTGCTCATCGGTGTCCTCTCTAATATCTGTATCTCCCTCATCTGTGTTGCTGTAAAgatcaacaataacaaaaattccATAAACAGGTAACCTTAATCCATCATCTGTCCTAATTCTTTAATAAAAGGGGGGACGATGAGGGGACTCTACAGTGGGATTATGAATTTTAAGCAAGTGGATACAAAATGCAACAGACTTTGTAAGATACTAAGAAGAAACTTAGAAAAGCTTTTACCTCTCCCCGCAGACACTTGCATGCACATGGATGTCATCTCTTGTAAATAGTTGACTGCACAATGGACAAGCAACCTATGAAAATAACAGTGTTAAATATCCATTAAAAATGCAGATGTACTCTTTCAGAGGTCAGATGTAAAAATGCTCTTTGATGAGAAcagatcatgtaaaacatttcaCTGGTTAATTCTTAAAACCTAAATCTTAAGAGGAAACAGAAGCAATATGCTCACCTTACTCTCCAAATGTGATGGCTGCACATCACCAGATGCCTGTAAAACATTTCTGGGTCATTCATATCagatatatttgtaataaaatcataaatatatggctcaataatataaaatgctATGTATGATCTCTTCATTTGTATTGATAGCTTACCACTTCGTCATCCAAGATGACAATGTCATCATCACAGTGGgtctataaaattaaatatcaagACTAGATGACTTACAGAAAAACAATAGCTATAAACAACAGTGCCAGAAGCAATTTTTGGTTAAGCTAAAAGGGACACTGCTAACATGGTCCCACCATCCAATAGTTGCTGTGAAACCAACCTGTATATCAAATaaggaaaaagaacatcaaTGTTATAGTTTCAAATCAGCAAGCCATACCTCAACCTTGACTTTAGACTGGATACATGTCTTGACATGGAGACCGAGGAGCTGCAGAGGCACATACTCCTGGCATGACACACACCGGGATTTCGGCATGGCCTGGAACTCCAGAGCTGTGAAGGGTAGGGGAGAAATGTCCAGTGTGTTCTGGATGGGCATAATGTAGAGACAGCCCTTGCCTCCCCAGC of the Clarias gariepinus isolate MV-2021 ecotype Netherlands chromosome 16, CGAR_prim_01v2, whole genome shotgun sequence genome contains:
- the LOC128544241 gene encoding uncharacterized protein LOC128544241, with product MCLNAATNNRASTAFTAFKKATERHGIPSRVRGDQGVENVEIARYMFTVRGTDRGSFMSGKSVHNQRIERLWRDVRTCVISKYYNALHSLDMDHLLDVSSREDLLTVHLTFLPKLKADLEAFVEGWNNHPLRTEGNKTPEQLWHSGMMLRPIDQPENLEDIDEPDIDWDVAADYGEDVDGVIVVPEFECSLNEQQLVELQVLIEENGDTDTRDLYLLCHEYVLQALSGV
- the LOC128544242 gene encoding uncharacterized protein LOC128544242 → MDKDVGVLEVTDQDIKNLMTEVENAEGGERLIDLSDAIVACGYTGPINVDQKKAITDAIALHALVRLIPILNQLREGLRLYGLDEVLAQHTQMCQQLFVPGHLQEVNVDFLLLALSPDFSEQGSVRRQREMQIINFLQDFLQKLEDREADSQEEGSPEGQSHVTAVHGTNGGGKTPVSPELPSVGHRSGTCSTDRIQERGIQDNC